One genomic segment of Arachis duranensis cultivar V14167 chromosome 4, aradu.V14167.gnm2.J7QH, whole genome shotgun sequence includes these proteins:
- the LOC107482981 gene encoding aspartic proteinase A1, which produces MGNNSNMVMLGSVLSTLLFSLVSSAAGGEGLHRIGLKKFNKLDGHDRLAARLGFTDVESMRSTIKKMILQYYLGAPGDADIVALKNYLDAQYYGEISIGTPPQKFTVIFDTGSSNMWVPSSKCYFSVACYLHNKYKSSESSTYKENGTSAAIQYGTGSISGFFSYDDVKVGVITVKNQEFIEATKEPGVTFVAAKFDGLVGLGFQEIAVGKAVPLWYNMIEQGLVKDPVFSFWLNRNPNDAQGGEIVFGGVDPSHFKGEHTYVPVTKKGYWQFDMGDVLIGSKPTGYCAKGCSAIADSGTSLLAGPTAIITQINQAIGGSGVVSQQCKSVVEHYGQTILNLLLVEANPRKICSQIGLCTFDGSHGVSMGIESVVDRKERELSGGYGDATCSACEMAVVWMQNQLSQNQTQDKIIDYVNQLCEKLPSPMGQSSVDCEKISSMPVVSFTIGGKTFDLSPQDYILKVGEGPQAQCISGFTALDVPPPRGPLWILGDVFMGRYHTVFDYGKSRVGFAHAA; this is translated from the exons ATGGGAAACAACTCTAATATGGTTATGCTGGGTTCGGTTCTGTCAACCCTGTTGTTTTCTCTGGTTTCCTCTGCCGCCGGTGGTGAGGGGCTGCATAGGATTGGGCTCAAAAAGTTCAATAAGCTGGATGGCCATGACCGCTTGGCTGCACGCCTTGGCTTCACAGATGTTGAGTCCATGAGGTCCACCATTAAGAAGATGATACTCCAATACTACCTTGGAGCTCCCGGGGACGCCGATATTGTTGCGTTGAAGAATTACTTGGATGCTCAATACTATGGTGAAATAAGCATTGGTACCCCTCCCCAGAAGTTCACTGTTATTTTTGATACTGGTAGCTCTAATATGTGGGTTCCATCATCTAAATGTTACTTCTCG GTTGCTTGCTACCTACATAACAAGTATAAGTCTAGCGAATCAAGTACATATAAGGAAAATG gGACTTCTGCTGCTATTCAATATGGTACTGGATCAATTTCTGGATTCTTTAGCTATGATGATGTCAAAGTTGGTGTCATAACTGTAAAGAACCAG GAATTCATTGAAGCAACTAAAGAGCCTGGAGTTACATTTGTAGCAGCTAAGTTTGATGGTTTGGTTGGACTTGGATTCCAAGAGATAGCAGTTGGAAAAGCTGTTCCACTGTG GTACAATATGATTGAGCAGGGTCTTGTTAAGGATCCAGTATTTTCATTTTGGCTCAATCGTAATCCAAATGACGCTCAGGGTGGCGAGATTGTGTTTGGTGGTGTTGATCCTTCTCACTTTAAAGGTGAACATACATATGTGCCAGTGACAAAAAAGGGATATTGGCAG TTTGACATGGGAGATGTTCTTATTGGTAGCAAACCCACTG GATATTGTGCAAAGGGCTGCTCAGCAATTGCAGACTCGGGGACTTCTTTGTTGGCTGGTCCAACG GCTATAATCACACAAATAAATCAAGCAATTGGAGGATCTGGAGTTGTAAGCCAACAATGCAAATCTGTCGTTGAACACTACGGACAAACAATATTGAACTTACTCTTGGTTGAA GCAAATCCAAGGAAGATATGCTCTCAAATTGGACTATGCACCTTTGATGGAAGTCATGGTGTTAG TATGGGGATCGAGAGCGTGGTCGacaggaaagaaagagaattgtCTGGTGGATACGGGGATGCTACTTGTTCTGCATGTGAGATGGCTGTTGTTTGGATGCAGAACCAACTGAGTCAGAATCAGACACAAGATAAGATCATAGACTATGTCAATCAG CTTTGTGAGAAATTGCCTAGCCCAATGGGCCAATCATCTGTTGACTGTGAAAAGATCTCTTCAATGCCTGTTGTCTCCTTCACTATTGGTGGAAAAACTTTTGACCTTTCCCCACAGGAT TACATACTCAAGGTGGGTGAAGGTCCTCAAGCCCAATGCATCAGTGGCTTTACTGCTTTGGATGTTCCTCCTCCACGTGGTCCTCTCTG GATCCTTGGAGATGTCTTCATGGGACGCTATCACACAGTCTTTGATTATGGAAAAAGTAGAGTTGGGTTTGCCCATGCTGCGTAG